In one Macaca nemestrina isolate mMacNem1 chromosome 2, mMacNem.hap1, whole genome shotgun sequence genomic region, the following are encoded:
- the LOC139361972 gene encoding uncharacterized protein, with translation MLPAKRNLFREGIDSSVPTFGALAGKWGRPRTPDPSGGDPSGPGHGLLTERTYQPTWDDCQQLLQVLLTTEERQQVLLEARKNVPGPGGLPTQLPNKIDEGFPLTRPDWDYETAPEAIVRQPPDRWITNARLTHYQALLLDTDRIQFGPPVTLNPATLLPVPEDQPSPHDCRQVLAETHGTQEDLKDQELPDADHTWYTDGSNYLDSDIFSGWVEAYPTRQETAHIVAKKILEEIFPRFRLPKARLKGLQAVQAQIWAPLAELYQPGHPQTSHPFQVGDSVYVRRHHTQGLEPRWKGPYIVLLTTPTAIKVDGISTWIHASHAKAAPETSGPTPLKTWKLRRSADPLKIKLSRI, from the exons ATGTTGCCGGCCAAAAGAAATCTTTTCAGG gagggaatcgacagttcagttccaacatttggtgcgttggccgggaagtggggtcgtccaaggacccccgacccatctggcggagacccatctggcccgggccacggactgctgactgaacggacctaccag cccacttgggatgattgccagcaactcttgcaggtcctcctaaccactgaagaaaggcagcaagtcctcctggaggcccggaaaaatgtgccaggaccaggaggcctcccaacccaacttcccaataaaatagatgagggatttcccctcacccgcccagactgggactatgaaacggcaccag AGGCCATAGTGCGGCAGCCCCCGGACCGGTGGATAACCAACGCACGCCTAacccactaccaggccctcctactggacacggaccgcatccagtttggccctccggtcaccctaaaccctgctacgctgctgccggtaccagaagaccaaccaagcccacacgattgtcggcaagtactggctgagacccatggaacacaggaagaccttaaagaccaagaactcccagatgcggatcacacctggtacacagacggcagcaattaccttgactcag ATATcttttcaggatgggtagaagcctaccccacccggcaagaaacggcacacatagtagccaagaaaattctagaagaaatctttcctagattcagacttcccaag GCtcggctaaaaggactccaagcagtacaggcccaaatctgggcccccttggcagaactgtaccaaccaggacatccacagaccagtcaccccttccaggtgggagactctgtctacgttagacggcaccacactcaaggactagagcctcggtggaaaggaccctacattgttctcctgaccacgcccacagccataaaggttgacggaatctccacttggatccacgcatcccacgccaaggctgctccagagaCGTCCGGACCAACACCACTTAAGACATGGAAACTCCGACGCTCCGCGGACCCGCTCAAGATAAAACTCTCTCGTATATAA